The Branchiostoma lanceolatum isolate klBraLanc5 chromosome 10, klBraLanc5.hap2, whole genome shotgun sequence genome has a window encoding:
- the LOC136443327 gene encoding polyhomeotic-like protein 2 isoform X3 yields the protein MNDRQTSPNVPTTQQPPAAHQSHSAPSLASQVQQVPAALFPDRQVQVIQQALHRGQPVTSVSAAQYSALQQMYMQQQLLLQNMAAQQQALGSSAVGQHGLSLTQANRQVLTTQSGTVTSQAQLLTTPAALQLLGPRMAAAAGAGGLSLSQPLQLVGQAGQPLYTTCTPQQLHSVLLQAQQAQSAAASQQAQAATAQLQKQAAASMAQQQASAQLALGPATSSGSTGSSSTPSALLSQLPSRGQGSVQALPLRGPPVPPTNQSKPSQSKQLDQSEKRVSTSPKKTDSSTVEKSKSQSSHPVPQAIAIGQPSSAKAVPVQYSPTKQTAPDPPVSKLEAHSSLHLLASHAHHISSRSPTHDRGISAMSPPFRHAVQWPYGSRKGSDGLPSLPKPAADQQKTTLSRPPAPKPEGYHSYMGSRGQDTTSPTTPTTVPSPTFLQHSQRPHSRPTQPVQAVPALQTSPKPTAPSPPIAKMEAQHIPHHVPVPVVPRPPLHNRPATTPPSPTFQQRLPTSPTVQSMGIQLGASSLGSPPPPEAKSGHIHHVHPHVQPPVQPPPQPVQPPPQPVQAHNQPVQAHNQPVQAHNPPMQAHNPPMQAHNPPGQAHNPPTHAVQAAHVPPTHVQAAHVQPTHVQPLSQPLPLALATHKPVQTAPPLPQQPPVGPSPVAQPSAMQQSASRPRPSALSVLPSTQPSQRQIPTPGPQSRLTPPPAQPQRPQSLPPPVSTSAVVSQQAPPRVPSPKQNGVTVTTAPPEKPDDPMKSPEPPKDDPPASRSSDLPLALNKPPTEKQQPQRAVVKPQILTHLIDGFIIQEGPQPFPIKHNSILVESRRPQASLTAPEAGPSTENGSALLIHSPDGKQPSKKPKKPQDKTLLKCEFCGKVDYQYRFRGSKRFCSMACAKRYNVGCTKRLGLFTPKQPSRYISKKKRERKSSSRKSTSGSEVSPSRLYSASLSPEPEDVQMSEPMDFSPPHEQLSPRASLSSPSRIVNRHNSFGSTDNELDLGPSDPNPARWSVEEVWEFIRSLPGCSDFADEFRSQEIDGQALMLLKEDHLMSAMNMKLGPALKICARINSLKQDS from the exons GCAAACCGCCAGGTCCTGACCACCCAGTCAGGTACGGTGACGTCCCAGGCGCAGCTCCTCACCACACCTGCTGCCCTGCAGCTGCTGGGTCCCCGCATGGCCGCGGCAGCCGGCGCAGGTGGCCTGAGCCTGTCGCAGCCCCTGCAGCTGGTGGGGCAGGCGGGACAGCCGCTGTACACCACCTGCACACCGCAGCAGCTGCACAGCGTGCTGTTACAGGCACAGCAGGCTCAGAGTGCCGCAGCCTCACAGCAG gctCAGGCAGCGACAGCCCAGCTACAGAAACAGGCGGCGGCCTCCATGGCACAGCAGCAGGCTAGTGCACAGCTGGCGCTGGGACCGGCTACTTCATCTGGTTCAACTGGTTCCTCCTCAACTCCATCTGCACTCCTTT ctCAGCTACCTTCCCGAGGCCAGGGCTCTGTGCAAGCCCTTCCACTCAGGGGTCCCCCTGTCCCACCCACCAACCAATCAAAACCCTCCCAGTCCAAACagcttgaccaatcagagaagaGGGTATCCACCTCTCCGAAGAAGACAGACTCCTCTACAGTTGAAAAGTCTAAGAGCCAATCATCACACCCGGTACCACAGGCCATTGCCATTGGTCAGCCCTCTTCAGCAAAG gctgtgCCTGTGCAGTATTCCCCAACTAAGCAGACTGCCCCCGACCCTCCGGTCTCCAAACTGGAGGCACACTCAAGTCTACACCTCCTGGCCTCTCATGCCCATCACATCAGTTCTCGCTCCCCAACACATGACAGGGGCATCTCGGCAATGTCTCCTCCGTTCAGACATGCTGTGCAG TGGCCATATGGTAGTAGGAAGGGTTCCGATGGTCTCCCTTCTCTTCCAAAGCCTGCAGCTGATCAGCAGAAAACAACCCTGTCTAGACCCCCTGCCCCCAAGCCGGAGGGCTACCACTCGTACATGGGCTCCCGCGGTCAGGACACTACCTCTCCTACCACGCCCACCACTGTCCCGTCTCCGACTTTCCTCCAGCATAGTCAGAGACCACACTCCAGGCCTACTCAGCCTGTGCAG GCTGTACCAGCCCTGCAAACATCGCCTAAGCCAACCGCTCCCTCCCCTCCGATTGCAAAAATGGAGGCCCAACACATACCGCACCACGTGCCCGTGCCGGTGGTTCCGCGGCCCCCGTTACACAACCGGCCGGCAACCACGCCACCGTCGCCGACCTTTCAACAAAGGCTGCCGACCTCCCCAACGGTCCAG TCGATGGGGATCCAGCTGGGGGCCTCCAGTCTGGGAAGCCCACCGCCCCCAGAGGCAAAATCCGGACATATCCACCACGTCCACCCCCATGTCCAGCCTCCAGTGCAGCCACCACCCCAGCCTGTGCAGCCACCACCCCAGCCAGTACAGGCACACAACCAACCGGTGCAGGCACACAACCAGCCAGTGCAGGCACATAACCCTCCGATGCAGGCACACAACCCTCCGATGCAGGCACACAACCCTCCGGGGCAGGCACACAACCCGCCGACCCACGCTGTCCAGGCGGCGCATGTCCCGCCGACCCACGTCCAGGCGGCACATGTCCAGCCAACTCATGTCCAGCCACTGTCCCAGCCGCTCCCCCTAGCTCTGGCCACACACAAACCGGTACAGACTGCCCCTCCCCTTCCCCAGCAGCCGCCAGTGGGACCTTCACCAGTCGCACAG CCCTCAGCCATGCAGCAATCTGCCAGCCGACCGCGGCCCTCAGCTCTGAGCGTGCTGCCCTCGACGCAGCCCAGCCAGCGACAGATCCCCACCCCCGGGCCACAATCACGACTGACTCCGCCCCCTGCCCAGCCCCAGCGTCCGCAGTCACTACCACCACCCGTCTCCACATCAGCTGTGGTCAGTCAGCAGGCTCCGCCCCGCGTGCCATCGCCAAAACAAAATGGAGTTACAGTGACA ACGGCGCCTCCGGAGAAACCCGATGATCCGATGAAGTCCCCGGAGCCCCCAAAAGATGACCCTCCGGCCAGTCGCAGCAGTGACCTACCGCTGGCCCTGAACAAACCTCCGACGGAGAAACAACAGCCGCAACGAGCGGTCGTCAAGCCACAGATCCTCACCCACCTTATAGATGGCTTCATTATACAGGAGGGCCCACAGCCATTCCCT ATCAAGCACAACTCCATCCTGGTGGAGTCCAGGCGTCCCCAGGCCAGCCTGACGGCCCCCGAGGCAGGACCCAGCACTGAGAACGGCAGTGCACTGCTCATACACTCTCCAG ATGGCAAGCAGCCTTCCAAGAAGCCCAAGAAGCCGCAGGACAAAACTCTGTTAAAGTGTGAGTTCTGTGGCAAGGTGGATTACCAGTACAGGTTCCGTGGATCCAAAAG GTTCTGTTCCATGGCTTGTGCCAAGCGCTACAATGTTGGTTGCACCAAGCGCCTCGGCCTCTTCACGCCAAAACAGCCCAGCAGATACATCTCCAAGAAGAAACGGGAGCGAAAATCGTCCTCCCGGAAGTCTACATCAGGCAGCGAGGTCTCGCCGTCGAGATTGTACAGTGCTTCTTTG TCACCTGAACCCGAGGACGTGCAGATGTCAGAACCGATGGACTTCAGCCCTCCCCACGAGCAGCTGTCCCCGCGCGCCTCCCTGTCCTCGCCGTCCAGGATCGTGAACCGACACAACAGCTTTGGCAGCACGGATAACGAGCTGGACCTGGGTCCCTCAGACCCCAACCCGGCCAGGTGGAGTGTGGAAGAG GTGTGGGAGTTTATCCGCAGCCTGCCGGGCTGTAGTGACTTTGCGGACGAGTTCCGTTCCCAGGAGATAGACGGGCAGGCCCTGATGCTGCTGAAGGAGGACCATCTCATGAGTGCCATGAACATGAAGCTGGGCCCCGCCCTCAAGATATGTGCCAGGATCAACTCCTTAAAGCAGGATTCCTGA
- the LOC136443327 gene encoding polyhomeotic-like protein 2 isoform X4, with protein MNDRQTSPNVPTTQQPPAAHQSHSAPSLASQVQVIQQALHRGQPVTSVSAAQYSALQQMYMQQQLLLQNMAAQQQALGSSAVGQHGLSLTQANRQVLTTQSGTVTSQAQLLTTPAALQLLGPRMAAAAGAGGLSLSQPLQLVGQAGQPLYTTCTPQQLHSVLLQAQQAQSAAASQQAQAATAQLQKQAAASMAQQQASAQLALGPATSSGSTGSSSTPSALLSQLPSRGQGSVQALPLRGPPVPPTNQSKPSQSKQLDQSEKRVSTSPKKTDSSTVEKSKSQSSHPVPQAIAIGQPSSAKAVPVQYSPTKQTAPDPPVSKLEAHSSLHLLASHAHHISSRSPTHDRGISAMSPPFRHAVQWPYGSRKGSDGLPSLPKPAADQQKTTLSRPPAPKPEGYHSYMGSRGQDTTSPTTPTTVPSPTFLQHSQRPHSRPTQPVQAVPALQTSPKPTAPSPPIAKMEAQHIPHHVPVPVVPRPPLHNRPATTPPSPTFQQRLPTSPTVQSMGIQLGASSLGSPPPPEAKSGHIHHVHPHVQPPVQPPPQPVQPPPQPVQAHNQPVQAHNQPVQAHNPPMQAHNPPMQAHNPPGQAHNPPTHAVQAAHVPPTHVQAAHVQPTHVQPLSQPLPLALATHKPVQTAPPLPQQPPVGPSPVAQPSAMQQSASRPRPSALSVLPSTQPSQRQIPTPGPQSRLTPPPAQPQRPQSLPPPVSTSAVVSQQAPPRVPSPKQNGVTVTTAPPEKPDDPMKSPEPPKDDPPASRSSDLPLALNKPPTEKQQPQRAVVKPQILTHLIDGFIIQEGPQPFPIKHNSILVESRRPQASLTAPEAGPSTENGSALLIHSPDGKQPSKKPKKPQDKTLLKCEFCGKVDYQYRFRGSKRWLIFYTKRFCSMACAKRYNVGCTKRLGLFTPKQPSRYISKKKRERKSSSRKSTSGSEVSPSRLYSASLSPEPEDVQMSEPMDFSPPHEQLSPRASLSSPSRIVNRHNSFGSTDNELDLGPSDPNPARWSVEEVWEFIRSLPGCSDFADEFRSQEIDGQALMLLKEDHLMSAMNMKLGPALKICARINSLKQDS; from the exons GCAAACCGCCAGGTCCTGACCACCCAGTCAGGTACGGTGACGTCCCAGGCGCAGCTCCTCACCACACCTGCTGCCCTGCAGCTGCTGGGTCCCCGCATGGCCGCGGCAGCCGGCGCAGGTGGCCTGAGCCTGTCGCAGCCCCTGCAGCTGGTGGGGCAGGCGGGACAGCCGCTGTACACCACCTGCACACCGCAGCAGCTGCACAGCGTGCTGTTACAGGCACAGCAGGCTCAGAGTGCCGCAGCCTCACAGCAG gctCAGGCAGCGACAGCCCAGCTACAGAAACAGGCGGCGGCCTCCATGGCACAGCAGCAGGCTAGTGCACAGCTGGCGCTGGGACCGGCTACTTCATCTGGTTCAACTGGTTCCTCCTCAACTCCATCTGCACTCCTTT ctCAGCTACCTTCCCGAGGCCAGGGCTCTGTGCAAGCCCTTCCACTCAGGGGTCCCCCTGTCCCACCCACCAACCAATCAAAACCCTCCCAGTCCAAACagcttgaccaatcagagaagaGGGTATCCACCTCTCCGAAGAAGACAGACTCCTCTACAGTTGAAAAGTCTAAGAGCCAATCATCACACCCGGTACCACAGGCCATTGCCATTGGTCAGCCCTCTTCAGCAAAG gctgtgCCTGTGCAGTATTCCCCAACTAAGCAGACTGCCCCCGACCCTCCGGTCTCCAAACTGGAGGCACACTCAAGTCTACACCTCCTGGCCTCTCATGCCCATCACATCAGTTCTCGCTCCCCAACACATGACAGGGGCATCTCGGCAATGTCTCCTCCGTTCAGACATGCTGTGCAG TGGCCATATGGTAGTAGGAAGGGTTCCGATGGTCTCCCTTCTCTTCCAAAGCCTGCAGCTGATCAGCAGAAAACAACCCTGTCTAGACCCCCTGCCCCCAAGCCGGAGGGCTACCACTCGTACATGGGCTCCCGCGGTCAGGACACTACCTCTCCTACCACGCCCACCACTGTCCCGTCTCCGACTTTCCTCCAGCATAGTCAGAGACCACACTCCAGGCCTACTCAGCCTGTGCAG GCTGTACCAGCCCTGCAAACATCGCCTAAGCCAACCGCTCCCTCCCCTCCGATTGCAAAAATGGAGGCCCAACACATACCGCACCACGTGCCCGTGCCGGTGGTTCCGCGGCCCCCGTTACACAACCGGCCGGCAACCACGCCACCGTCGCCGACCTTTCAACAAAGGCTGCCGACCTCCCCAACGGTCCAG TCGATGGGGATCCAGCTGGGGGCCTCCAGTCTGGGAAGCCCACCGCCCCCAGAGGCAAAATCCGGACATATCCACCACGTCCACCCCCATGTCCAGCCTCCAGTGCAGCCACCACCCCAGCCTGTGCAGCCACCACCCCAGCCAGTACAGGCACACAACCAACCGGTGCAGGCACACAACCAGCCAGTGCAGGCACATAACCCTCCGATGCAGGCACACAACCCTCCGATGCAGGCACACAACCCTCCGGGGCAGGCACACAACCCGCCGACCCACGCTGTCCAGGCGGCGCATGTCCCGCCGACCCACGTCCAGGCGGCACATGTCCAGCCAACTCATGTCCAGCCACTGTCCCAGCCGCTCCCCCTAGCTCTGGCCACACACAAACCGGTACAGACTGCCCCTCCCCTTCCCCAGCAGCCGCCAGTGGGACCTTCACCAGTCGCACAG CCCTCAGCCATGCAGCAATCTGCCAGCCGACCGCGGCCCTCAGCTCTGAGCGTGCTGCCCTCGACGCAGCCCAGCCAGCGACAGATCCCCACCCCCGGGCCACAATCACGACTGACTCCGCCCCCTGCCCAGCCCCAGCGTCCGCAGTCACTACCACCACCCGTCTCCACATCAGCTGTGGTCAGTCAGCAGGCTCCGCCCCGCGTGCCATCGCCAAAACAAAATGGAGTTACAGTGACA ACGGCGCCTCCGGAGAAACCCGATGATCCGATGAAGTCCCCGGAGCCCCCAAAAGATGACCCTCCGGCCAGTCGCAGCAGTGACCTACCGCTGGCCCTGAACAAACCTCCGACGGAGAAACAACAGCCGCAACGAGCGGTCGTCAAGCCACAGATCCTCACCCACCTTATAGATGGCTTCATTATACAGGAGGGCCCACAGCCATTCCCT ATCAAGCACAACTCCATCCTGGTGGAGTCCAGGCGTCCCCAGGCCAGCCTGACGGCCCCCGAGGCAGGACCCAGCACTGAGAACGGCAGTGCACTGCTCATACACTCTCCAG ATGGCAAGCAGCCTTCCAAGAAGCCCAAGAAGCCGCAGGACAAAACTCTGTTAAAGTGTGAGTTCTGTGGCAAGGTGGATTACCAGTACAGGTTCCGTGGATCCAAAAGGTGGTTAATTTTCTATACAAAAAG GTTCTGTTCCATGGCTTGTGCCAAGCGCTACAATGTTGGTTGCACCAAGCGCCTCGGCCTCTTCACGCCAAAACAGCCCAGCAGATACATCTCCAAGAAGAAACGGGAGCGAAAATCGTCCTCCCGGAAGTCTACATCAGGCAGCGAGGTCTCGCCGTCGAGATTGTACAGTGCTTCTTTG TCACCTGAACCCGAGGACGTGCAGATGTCAGAACCGATGGACTTCAGCCCTCCCCACGAGCAGCTGTCCCCGCGCGCCTCCCTGTCCTCGCCGTCCAGGATCGTGAACCGACACAACAGCTTTGGCAGCACGGATAACGAGCTGGACCTGGGTCCCTCAGACCCCAACCCGGCCAGGTGGAGTGTGGAAGAG GTGTGGGAGTTTATCCGCAGCCTGCCGGGCTGTAGTGACTTTGCGGACGAGTTCCGTTCCCAGGAGATAGACGGGCAGGCCCTGATGCTGCTGAAGGAGGACCATCTCATGAGTGCCATGAACATGAAGCTGGGCCCCGCCCTCAAGATATGTGCCAGGATCAACTCCTTAAAGCAGGATTCCTGA
- the LOC136443327 gene encoding polyhomeotic-like protein 2 isoform X5 — MNDRQTSPNVPTTQQPPAAHQSHSAPSLASQVQQVPAALFPDRQVQVIQQALHRGQPVTSVSAAQYSALQQMYMQQQLLLQNMAAQQQALGSSAVGQHGLSLTQANRQVLTTQSGTVTSQAQLLTTPAALQLLGPRMAAAAGAGGLSLSQPLQLVGQAGQPLYTTCTPQQLHSVLLQAQQAQSAAASQQAQAATAQLQKQAAASMAQQQASAQLALGPATSSGSTGSSSTPSALLSQLPSRGQGSVQALPLRGPPVPPTNQSKPSQSKQLDQSEKRVSTSPKKTDSSTVEKSKSQSSHPVPQAIAIGQPSSAKAVPVQYSPTKQTAPDPPVSKLEAHSSLHLLASHAHHISSRSPTHDRGISAMSPPFRHAVQPAADQQKTTLSRPPAPKPEGYHSYMGSRGQDTTSPTTPTTVPSPTFLQHSQRPHSRPTQPVQAVPALQTSPKPTAPSPPIAKMEAQHIPHHVPVPVVPRPPLHNRPATTPPSPTFQQRLPTSPTVQSMGIQLGASSLGSPPPPEAKSGHIHHVHPHVQPPVQPPPQPVQPPPQPVQAHNQPVQAHNQPVQAHNPPMQAHNPPMQAHNPPGQAHNPPTHAVQAAHVPPTHVQAAHVQPTHVQPLSQPLPLALATHKPVQTAPPLPQQPPVGPSPVAQPSAMQQSASRPRPSALSVLPSTQPSQRQIPTPGPQSRLTPPPAQPQRPQSLPPPVSTSAVVSQQAPPRVPSPKQNGVTVTTAPPEKPDDPMKSPEPPKDDPPASRSSDLPLALNKPPTEKQQPQRAVVKPQILTHLIDGFIIQEGPQPFPIKHNSILVESRRPQASLTAPEAGPSTENGSALLIHSPDGKQPSKKPKKPQDKTLLKCEFCGKVDYQYRFRGSKRWLIFYTKRFCSMACAKRYNVGCTKRLGLFTPKQPSRYISKKKRERKSSSRKSTSGSEVSPSRLYSASLSPEPEDVQMSEPMDFSPPHEQLSPRASLSSPSRIVNRHNSFGSTDNELDLGPSDPNPARWSVEEVWEFIRSLPGCSDFADEFRSQEIDGQALMLLKEDHLMSAMNMKLGPALKICARINSLKQDS, encoded by the exons GCAAACCGCCAGGTCCTGACCACCCAGTCAGGTACGGTGACGTCCCAGGCGCAGCTCCTCACCACACCTGCTGCCCTGCAGCTGCTGGGTCCCCGCATGGCCGCGGCAGCCGGCGCAGGTGGCCTGAGCCTGTCGCAGCCCCTGCAGCTGGTGGGGCAGGCGGGACAGCCGCTGTACACCACCTGCACACCGCAGCAGCTGCACAGCGTGCTGTTACAGGCACAGCAGGCTCAGAGTGCCGCAGCCTCACAGCAG gctCAGGCAGCGACAGCCCAGCTACAGAAACAGGCGGCGGCCTCCATGGCACAGCAGCAGGCTAGTGCACAGCTGGCGCTGGGACCGGCTACTTCATCTGGTTCAACTGGTTCCTCCTCAACTCCATCTGCACTCCTTT ctCAGCTACCTTCCCGAGGCCAGGGCTCTGTGCAAGCCCTTCCACTCAGGGGTCCCCCTGTCCCACCCACCAACCAATCAAAACCCTCCCAGTCCAAACagcttgaccaatcagagaagaGGGTATCCACCTCTCCGAAGAAGACAGACTCCTCTACAGTTGAAAAGTCTAAGAGCCAATCATCACACCCGGTACCACAGGCCATTGCCATTGGTCAGCCCTCTTCAGCAAAG gctgtgCCTGTGCAGTATTCCCCAACTAAGCAGACTGCCCCCGACCCTCCGGTCTCCAAACTGGAGGCACACTCAAGTCTACACCTCCTGGCCTCTCATGCCCATCACATCAGTTCTCGCTCCCCAACACATGACAGGGGCATCTCGGCAATGTCTCCTCCGTTCAGACATGCTGTGCAG CCTGCAGCTGATCAGCAGAAAACAACCCTGTCTAGACCCCCTGCCCCCAAGCCGGAGGGCTACCACTCGTACATGGGCTCCCGCGGTCAGGACACTACCTCTCCTACCACGCCCACCACTGTCCCGTCTCCGACTTTCCTCCAGCATAGTCAGAGACCACACTCCAGGCCTACTCAGCCTGTGCAG GCTGTACCAGCCCTGCAAACATCGCCTAAGCCAACCGCTCCCTCCCCTCCGATTGCAAAAATGGAGGCCCAACACATACCGCACCACGTGCCCGTGCCGGTGGTTCCGCGGCCCCCGTTACACAACCGGCCGGCAACCACGCCACCGTCGCCGACCTTTCAACAAAGGCTGCCGACCTCCCCAACGGTCCAG TCGATGGGGATCCAGCTGGGGGCCTCCAGTCTGGGAAGCCCACCGCCCCCAGAGGCAAAATCCGGACATATCCACCACGTCCACCCCCATGTCCAGCCTCCAGTGCAGCCACCACCCCAGCCTGTGCAGCCACCACCCCAGCCAGTACAGGCACACAACCAACCGGTGCAGGCACACAACCAGCCAGTGCAGGCACATAACCCTCCGATGCAGGCACACAACCCTCCGATGCAGGCACACAACCCTCCGGGGCAGGCACACAACCCGCCGACCCACGCTGTCCAGGCGGCGCATGTCCCGCCGACCCACGTCCAGGCGGCACATGTCCAGCCAACTCATGTCCAGCCACTGTCCCAGCCGCTCCCCCTAGCTCTGGCCACACACAAACCGGTACAGACTGCCCCTCCCCTTCCCCAGCAGCCGCCAGTGGGACCTTCACCAGTCGCACAG CCCTCAGCCATGCAGCAATCTGCCAGCCGACCGCGGCCCTCAGCTCTGAGCGTGCTGCCCTCGACGCAGCCCAGCCAGCGACAGATCCCCACCCCCGGGCCACAATCACGACTGACTCCGCCCCCTGCCCAGCCCCAGCGTCCGCAGTCACTACCACCACCCGTCTCCACATCAGCTGTGGTCAGTCAGCAGGCTCCGCCCCGCGTGCCATCGCCAAAACAAAATGGAGTTACAGTGACA ACGGCGCCTCCGGAGAAACCCGATGATCCGATGAAGTCCCCGGAGCCCCCAAAAGATGACCCTCCGGCCAGTCGCAGCAGTGACCTACCGCTGGCCCTGAACAAACCTCCGACGGAGAAACAACAGCCGCAACGAGCGGTCGTCAAGCCACAGATCCTCACCCACCTTATAGATGGCTTCATTATACAGGAGGGCCCACAGCCATTCCCT ATCAAGCACAACTCCATCCTGGTGGAGTCCAGGCGTCCCCAGGCCAGCCTGACGGCCCCCGAGGCAGGACCCAGCACTGAGAACGGCAGTGCACTGCTCATACACTCTCCAG ATGGCAAGCAGCCTTCCAAGAAGCCCAAGAAGCCGCAGGACAAAACTCTGTTAAAGTGTGAGTTCTGTGGCAAGGTGGATTACCAGTACAGGTTCCGTGGATCCAAAAGGTGGTTAATTTTCTATACAAAAAG GTTCTGTTCCATGGCTTGTGCCAAGCGCTACAATGTTGGTTGCACCAAGCGCCTCGGCCTCTTCACGCCAAAACAGCCCAGCAGATACATCTCCAAGAAGAAACGGGAGCGAAAATCGTCCTCCCGGAAGTCTACATCAGGCAGCGAGGTCTCGCCGTCGAGATTGTACAGTGCTTCTTTG TCACCTGAACCCGAGGACGTGCAGATGTCAGAACCGATGGACTTCAGCCCTCCCCACGAGCAGCTGTCCCCGCGCGCCTCCCTGTCCTCGCCGTCCAGGATCGTGAACCGACACAACAGCTTTGGCAGCACGGATAACGAGCTGGACCTGGGTCCCTCAGACCCCAACCCGGCCAGGTGGAGTGTGGAAGAG GTGTGGGAGTTTATCCGCAGCCTGCCGGGCTGTAGTGACTTTGCGGACGAGTTCCGTTCCCAGGAGATAGACGGGCAGGCCCTGATGCTGCTGAAGGAGGACCATCTCATGAGTGCCATGAACATGAAGCTGGGCCCCGCCCTCAAGATATGTGCCAGGATCAACTCCTTAAAGCAGGATTCCTGA